The window gtatgagtgtgtgtgtgtgtgtgtgtgtgtggacagggaGAGCTATAAACTAGGCCGCACACCAAGAGAGAGTTGCCACAGGATGTATTTATCTAAAATTGGGCCCCTCGGCTGCGCACTACCAAAGCTCAGATGTCACTTTATTTTGGACCATAAATCACTTTTAATCCCCCTTTACAGAtgactgaaaaataaacatttggtcGCTTTATTTTAACAGAACTGGATATTAACCAGCAAACAATAATGCATGTATGATGTGAATGAATAACAAAAacttatatattgaaatatacaaAAGCCCTAAAAGGccatacattttttcttttatcgTTTCACCTTTAGATTTTTAGTGGGGGTTTTTTTGAGAGTTGTGTTAAATTTCTAATGGCCGATGCAAACCATTTAATCAGTGCATCATGCAGTCCTCTACACTGGCTGAGAACGACCACATAGGTATGTCTTCAATGATAAAGATGTGGTTTCCTTCCCAAGTCATTTGAGAGTGGTCAATATgaaaatttattttgtatataaaaaattaaaaaggataCAATTCAGATTTCCTTGCATGCAGTGAAACACAAGAGCTTTTCCGAATTTAtagcaaagtaaaaaataattaaatattgtattaaataaaaaaggctaAATATATGCCCCCTTAGTGCTATCAGACTTTGGttttatatattctaatataaatgttttcGGTGCATTTTTGTGGTTTCTGTAATAAGCTTAATTATATTGATTCTGTTATTTAACACATTAACTGACATTAATAATGAGCAATACATatctattaatctttgttaatgtaagtttatattaaaactgttcattGTAAGTGTACGGTTCACTACATTTAAATAgatacttttaatttaatgtattagtaaatgttaaaattaagtatttttcattgttagttcttgTTAACGAATGAAGTTAACTTATGTTAACAAATGGACCCATATTATAcccttatttttaatattaataattagatAACACCATAAGTCTCCTTTCACTTTCACACGTGGTTAACTGGTGTTTTAACGAATGGAACAATTGTCACCAGCAGCGCGTTAGACAACACTCAgacaaatttaaacacatttgagTAGACATGAGGGGCCAAAGAGCTGACCAGTATCACACCTAAAATAACCCTGCGTTCTTGTGAAGCGCTGCTTCTGTTTCGGACTGAGGCTCGGTAACCATAATGATCTGTTGAGAGTTTTAGTAGAAAGGTCACTATTTCTGTCACTGGTTCATTGCATGAGATACCATTCAAGGTTATTTGAGATGCTCAAAACGCATGCATAGCTTTGAATTGGAAACGTAGGTAAGTGCTAAGATGAGTTGAAAAATTAATCTgtacattttttaacaaaaatgaagtgctccaaaaaaaattgaaatttcctcaccctcaggtcatccaagacgtagatgagtttgtttcttcatctgaacagatttggagaaattttacatcacatcacttgctcaccaaaggatgctctgcagtgaatgggtgccgtcagaatgagcgccaaacagctgataaaaataaataaataaaaatcacaataatccacgaaGACTTCAGTCCATTTCGTTAAgcaaaagctgcatttttatgATAAACAAATTCTTCATAAAAGACGACATAAAATACACATCCTCTATCCATATATGGCTAATAAAGGTGTCTCGTTTGAAGTGCAAACAGTCCTAAATTAACCAATatgatttttaagatttttgatgtgagaggacaaaacggaattgactttttcactggagtttTCACATTTTTCCGTTTCGGGGGAACTATTCCTTATAAGGAGAAAGTAAAAAGATAAATAGACTCTGAACACTATGTTTATAGTGAGCCACATTTGGCTGTCTgaggttttattttgaaatgaaactGCATTAGAAAGATCCAATGATAACAGAGAAGGGTTCTATTTATAGTCCACCAGTTTTTCACTCACTGTTCTCTCGTCATCTGTTGGCAGGTTCGGGGGAGATGGCGCTCAGGTGTAAGTTCTGCGGCCGAGGTGGACGGGACAGGCGATCTGTGCGCTCACTCAGGAGGGGTGTCGGAGGGGAGAAGCCTTACCAGTGCAAACAGTGTAGCAAGAGGTTCAGCCTTAAACACCAGCTGGACACACATCACCGGGTCCACACAGGTACAACCGGCCTTTAAACCCATGGGCCACTTTCCTCCAGCGttggaagtttctagtgatcATGAAGACCTGTGTTTAATCATtgctggagctgaactctgctgaAAAGTGGCTCTATAGGAGCAGGATCAGataacattcatttaaataaagatttcactttctgagaaactgaacgTGGCATTTCACTGTATCAAGATTAGATCTGTAATCTAAATTAAGTggtattttagtatcactgacaTACTattgcacttatttattttttttagttagttttaatAGTTCTTATTTGCTTAAGCTTTAATTTTGCTTTTTCAAATTGTGGTTGcagttgaagtttttttttttttttttttcattttattactaattgttttttttatgttatagcttgtatatacttttttatagatAATTTAGTACATTAAATtgataataaactaaataataatgacaaatgttGCTTCGGCAGCTAGCtgatataaaatgattttttatgtttgttttgttttttagtttaaaaCAAGTCCATCACTTATAACGTCAagtctgtattttatttaatgtgatcTCCGTGACTTAAAAATATCAGCTCTATAGATTATTTTCTGTTGTCTCTTGGTTTGACAGCTTTCTCAGAAAAAAGGCTTTGATTTTTTAagggttttttttattcttataattttttaaatattttatatagattttatatgcaattatacatatatatatatatatacacacacacacacacacacacacacacatatatagatagatagatagatagatagatagatagatagatagatagatagatataaatgttttgtttgttttttttcatagtgcTTTAGctgccaaggaaacatttctaattttctaaagtttattttgttttatttatattttatttcatctttatttccatttccaatttttttattatagttttagttaacaataacaacactgactaCAAAACTGATTAGGGATTATGGGAAATCATGATAAAATCTGCAGCTCAGTTCTCTCTCCTCGTCTCTCTTCCAGGTGAAAAACCATTCGAGTGTCGGCTGTGTGGCCAGCGTTCACGTGACTATTCGGCCATGATCAAGCACCTGCGTACCCACGGTGGTGCCACTCCCTACCAGTGCACCCTGTGTCTGGAGTTCTGTAGCAGCCTGGCAGCCATGCAGAAACACCTGAAGAACCACCCCACGCAGGACTTCCCTCCAGACTGGAGCCTGAGCAGCACATACCTGTACAACTGCCACACCTGAGGCCTGGGGGATAAAACATGTAGATATGGAAGGTTCAATacggttttgttatttttaatacatttatgaattattttgaagccattatgcaaatatgataatatatttaatatacatacaaAGGTCATTTATGCCAGCTGATTTTGGTTTTCTTTGAAGGACGACTAGTTGGGTGAACATTTCACTCAGTACTTAAGATGGAGTAGACTGTAATTTGTCGATGCTTATAATTTTCTCTGAAATATCATCACAACAGCATGcaaaatatgtgtttgtttttatttattgagctGGTCAAATCTGTACCATTTATCTAAGCACACTCACTATGTGATCTATTTACGCACTGTATACAatcttttaataaaagcattataaTTAAAGCAGTAAGAGTTTGTCAGTGGCTGTTTTAATGCAGAAGAAGAGCAGCATACAGAACAGCAAGCAGCTTCAGGTCTGGAAGTATGTGTCAgtatattatgaataaattaattaatattgttttagcTTTAAGCACTTAAGACAATTCGTGTACAGTGATAAACTAGacgcaaataaaatatttctgtcttcatttacaatTATTACGACAGAAGTTACCATGTACCGTAAAGTAACACTAAGACAGAGTAGACATATTTTGAATGGCCATCAATGGTGAAAGGTGACTAATGGTGTAGTCTCTGCATCTACCAGCAGGAGATGCCAAGCaggtcaaataacataaaaagtaaTCGTCGTTAGTTTTCTCAATCTGGCAAAACCTGGTCATGTGGTTGCAGTTATGATTTGTGGGAAGGATATACCCTGGGGTTGAATGTGTGACGCAACCAGATGCTTCTTAGCTTACTGCAACTCTAGGCTACATCAAGAATACccaaacattttgctttagagtGCACAGACAACTTAAACGTGTGCAATAATAATACTTCAACAAttgggaatctttttttttttttttcaagaatacaATGCACTGTACTGGTCTCTTCCACGCCattatcatatacatttttataaatgtacaacTTAACTTAGGTTATATGGTCCATAagaatgattattaaataaagtaattcCTTTAACTGGACTTAGctaagtgttttaatttttttttttttttttactttagactatTATTCCTACTTAGAGCATATTAAATATGTATGCCAGTCGAGCTGATTGTACATGACATTGTTTTGATGTGTCACGGTCATGCCTCCTCTCCTAACAAAACGGTTTAGTGTAtcttatttaatgtgttttcgtTTATTGCATGATGTTCTGTTTTTCTCTGTAACCACTTACAAAGTTGGCAAATGTACGATGCCTAGTGTTTAAAAACCTGTTCCGACTCTAAATGTTGCGTAAATGTTGCGTATTCCGTCCAAAAGACGGCGTTCCCACACatgagagagggaaagaaaacAACCTCTGCGGTGATCGCACACACTCAAAAAGTAGGTTAAATGACATAACCGATCCAGTCTTTATATTCAGAATTATTCAGGCTACTAAAGATTTCTGGACATTCCTACAGCGAAAACATATGGTGAACTGACCCTGAACCGGAAAGAGGAAAGAGGACCGTCAGAATCGCACTCACAACAACTAAAGAGATTCGCATTCGTTGACTTCTGACACTCGCTCCTCCTGGATGTTGTGGATAGTGAAAGTACATGCTCCTGGTGTTTTTATAATGTCGTCTTCTTGGTCATCTCCCCCCAGTTTCCAGTTAACACTGTCTTTGAGAGATTCCTGGAGCTCCAGTCCCACTCGGAGGGTCTGCAGGTGATGATGCTGTTCCTGCGCGCTGCACGGCGGAAGAGGCGCGGGATACGTGCTGTGGAAGCGTCTCAGGTCCACTCGAAACGCCCCTTTCTCCAGTGTCATGCACGACTCAAAACGGGCTCCCCACTCGATCTCCGTCTCGATGTAGGAAGTCTTCGCTTGGCACAtcattcctgtcaaaataaaGTTGCCAAACTATCTCAGAAGGAAACACTACGTCCACTAGATGGCGCCACGCTGTAACAAATTGCATGGTTTTAATCTGGCGCGGtttttccatttaattaaatataatttaattaaatattttgccaAGAGTTTATTTTTCCCATGGTTTCACATCACTCTCATGATAATTCAGCACATATCTGCCCAAAATCTCATTACTTTTGACTTTTAGTCACTTCTTTAGTTAGTTTTCACTGCTGTTATAAGTGTTGttgaataaaactaaacatttaaatgatgtaACTGAAATCaatctgaaatagaaatagaaatattagattaaatttgaaatGACGCCTTggaaactaactaaaataaagttGACATAAAACTAACAATTCAACCTTaaataaaatcaacacaaaacactaaaataacaatatGTCCATGTAtactactattaaaaaaaaactaaactaaataagtTCTTGAAAGGTTTTTCActgatgaaaattattattattattattattattttcaattgaaCTTCTTTTATGCTTTGTTTGGTTTCAAACTCCCCATTTCTCAACAGCCCAGTGAGGAAGTGAATAAAATATACCAACTAATacaatttttcttgttttcttgcaTTCATAGTTCTTTAGCATGCCATATTGGTTTGTCATGGCAAGACATTTGCGTAATTGGGTCAACAGGTAAAGTGGGCTATGATTGTGAACACACCTGTTGCTTCCACAATTCCCTCCAAGATGACAATAATCTCAAACTGTTGCTTCCGCAGCTCCTCCGGCCCAAGCTCCCAGAAAGGACTGCTGGAATCGATGGTGTGTTGAATGACCTGCGGCTCCACCAGGAACAGACGGTCAGAGCCACTCTCGTAGCCCAGGTCGATCTCAGACTGCTCCAGTGGGAGAAATTCCCCCTCTGACGTCTGCCGAGACTTGATGAGTTTAGCGCGTACTTTGGCATCCACCATGTGGCTCTCACGCAGATCGCCGAGACGGAACATAAGGCAAAGACAGTCATCACGGTTGGCCACAACACAAGTCCGGCTGAAAAGAAGCGTTTCTGCACGCTTCTTCGGACGTGAGATTTTGACGAACATGCAGCCCACCATAAGGGCATCAATCATGGAGCCCACAATGCACTGCGCCATGACCAAAAGCACACCTTCGTAGCAGCGTGATGAGACCGTCCGAGCACCGTAGCCAATAGTTCTCTGTGTTTCTACTGAGAAAAGCAATGCTGACACAAAGCCATCTATATTGGGGTAGCAAACATCAGCGTCACCAGGAACTTCGAGATCTCCACGCAAGAATGCATTTAGCGAATAAAGCCCAGCGAAAATAAACCAGGTGACTGCGTAGCACATCATAAACATGAAAAGAAACCATCTATACTGAAGATCTACAAAAGACGTGAAGATGTCAGCCAGGAATCGTTCTCTCTCAGCCATATGTGCCAAGTCTACCCTACACTTCCCATCTTTGGAGATGTAGCGGCACTGTTCGCGAAGCTCTGGTGGACAAGTTGGAGTCTGTGCATTCTTACTTTCTATTAGCTTGTTGCGTGCTTTAGGACTGCACTCTATGTCCCGTACAGGTGTGTAGAGAGCACTGCGGGACGGGGTGCTGCATAGAGGGCTTGTGCTTGGACATGTCATGTTGGGAATGCTAAGAGCATGGCGACAACATGGCCGAATGTTTGGCTCACGTAAAGAGCAGCGCCTCATAAGTGCCAGCTCTGCCTCGGTAGGGGCACAGATACTTGGTCTCTGGCCACGCATGTACCCACGCTGAGGGCTGTAGGGTAAATCTGTGGTGCTCTTGTGGCGCCGAATAGACACGCTTGGTTTGGAAGTCTGGTTTGGCATAATGTCAGGCAAAGGAAGGGAGTTGCTTCCCGTTGAAACGGGGCGAATGTTGCTTTGAGGGAGAATCTGGAAAATAACACAGATGACGACATAAATcgtttttttgcatttcttaaGAAAGCCGCTATAGTGATAGCTCTGGTGTCGATATTCTCATGCAATTAGTATGATTATTAAAACTCTATAGTTTTCATCCTTACTGTGAACAGGACTATACAGTGATTATCAGTTGTTAAGGTCTTGtataatttcattatacaaaATTATTGTGTCACTTCAGAAGACTTATGTCATATGGActcctttatattttatataaacagttTATATTTAAGTGCTCAACAAAAGACTGAAAACTGGTTTTGAATgacttgaagggatagttcaaccaaaaataaaacctCTGTCCTCATTTACATTCTAAACCTATGTGActtaattttaaagtgaaaacagtttgaaaaaaaaGGATCCTAATGATTCATTGTTTGGATGATAAACATTTTACTGAGAATGTAAACATTTCTGTGAAATAGTGTTTCACGGATGAAGTCATGctggtttggaactacatgatggtaaatgatgacagagtatCTTATAAAGAATGAGTAAAAAtgattaaagaaaagaaaaatagtcaTGTTTCAACATTAGTGTGTGTTGATAAAATCCACCCACTGTAGGAATATACAACTGATGGCGCACTCCATCTCCAGGTTTACACAACGCAACCCAGCTGGATTTGGGATTTAGATTGATGATTGTGGTAGGTCTGGTCCTGTCATCATCTTGCGTCTGCCCTGAGGTGCCTCTGCCTTCTTCAACAGGAACACTTCTGACTCCACTCATCGTGACTAAAAAATGGCACTACTTTACGCTAGTGTGGTGAAGTTGGATCCAAAACCTTCTAAAGAAAAGAGAACGTCATATATTTCTCTGTAGTCTTAAATAATGAAACTACTTGTAAAACATCACTGTTTAAGAGTAATTAGAAGCACTTCAATGTACAAAAggctatttctttatttttttaaatcgatgAAAATATATGAACTGTGTGTGAGCAAGGATGGATGGGCTTAAAGAAAGCAGTCAGACAGTCTGCTCTAAGCTTCATTGCTGCTGGTTCAGCAGGATTGAGTCTTTTCCTTCCCCATCAGGAAACAGACATTAATATGCTTACATGAGACTCCAATAAACTTTACTCTGATGACTAAGGCATTAAAAAGGTTTAACTCATGATTGCTTATAGGCCAATTGTTTATCAGGACATTGAACTGATAAATGCATCCAATGCTGCATTTGCAATTTAAGATATCTTTTAGATAATTACTAAAAGTTCCCTACATCAACGAGCCAAAATTGCAATGCAAAGGTATCAGAGAAGCTCTTCTGAAATAGAACTAAAGATGTCTTTACAAAGTCGAGATAAGGCTGCTCTGAGCCTGCTCAAAAGTCAGTTTAAAGGCGCATAAATGCCAGACTAAATTATGCCTGCTCAGTCCCACTTCAGCCCCTAGAATAAAAGTATACAATTGTAATAGCTGTCTAAATGCATTATTGCCACCTCTGAACATCATTAAAAAGTCTGTGTAAAGACACTTAAATGCCACTTTAGAAGTGCTTAAATGCAACCGTTGAGTTTACAACTGTTATCAGATGTCTTTACTcacactgtttaatgctgctcagatgtggcataaatgcatttatacagaTATGATAACCATATAGCTTGGTACTAGTCTCTGGCCAGGTGGGCTGGCATTATTTAATCAGGCATTACATCTTTACCCAGAATTTTGAGCAGGCACAGAGCAGCCTTAACTCTGTGTAAAGATGCATTATGTGTCTTCACAGactgttatactgtatatatagcaacatgtcatcaataaataaatgagcacagagcactttaaaataaaattaaaatcaaatcaagtcCAGTTTCTAGCTATTTCTAGCTAAGGCTTTTAAAATAGagcattttattactttttcttgTTCCCCAAAGcatgaaaagttaaaaaaaaaaaaaaaaaaaaaagcagtcagTCTTACCTAGGTAGTGTGATTCCAGCAACAGCACTGGGCAGCCGGTCTCACAAGCAAGTACTGAGAACAATATGGATGTCTCGATCTGGACATCAAAGTTAATCAAGATCAGCTTATAGTAATCCAGGTGTCTCAACAGACTACAGCAGAAAGGACAGATCAGTAATGTCATATCGCCCTTGGCATCCAAACAATTGAAAATGATTAGCTCTGTCAGATTACACCGTTTTGAGGTAAGGGTGactaaaaaaataagacaaaaagatGAAAATGTCAAAAGCATGAACTTGACTTAGAGAAAAATACCTTGTTTAAACCTAAAATATCAGACTTTAATTATAGTCATTGTTTACACATTCTCTGGGAATTATCCTAATCACTGTGTCTAAAATGAAGGGTTTAAGACGTAGCCTATAATACAGAATCATTTCATATAAGCATCAAAGAAGCGTTCCGAATGAAACCCACACGGAAATCATCTTGTCCTGTATTTAAGGCATATGTCTTATGAACTAGATCATATGAATAAAAAACTCTAAAGTGAGAATTAATAATTCTTCTTTGGACAAGTGTTACAAGAGAAATACAAGAGAAAACATGGGCATTCCAAACGGAAGTGAACATGACGTTCTCCCTTCGAAGGGCAGTGCCCTTGAAGTTTGTCATTTGAAGGGTGTAGGACATTACTGTCGCATTTGGAACTCCCTTGGCAAAGGAAATAACTGACCAAGTGTTACCTTGGCAATGCTGCGAGTGCAGCATGGGTGCAGCATTCAGCACTCAATAAgttgttgcaaataaatattaattcttattattttttctattcaaatattgtttaattgtgTCTTATTTACTTGCTTGCACTACCATCTTATATTTCCATCACTGACGaaaaatattttgacaaattttaatagttttaataattacttaaaaaaaaaaaaaaaaaaatctaatcgaAAAAGTGTGTGTTAGCATGGATGATTTAGGCCTACATAAACTTTCATGTGTCTGCATACTGCATTGTTTAAGATGGCTTTcagttcaataaataaaaaataaataaaaaaactacattttggattttattcagcaaaagtgGGCAACTGTGATATGTACTGAACTTTACTGTAACTGACAGATTCCgtccaaaacaaaaaaacaaaaacagaaaaacaatccAAAAGAGTGGGAGGGAATGGCAGTCTTCTGGTTTTGGGACAGAAAGGGGCACTACAATGACCCACAGTTACGACAGAGTGAAATTACAAGAGCAACTGAAATTGTAATGCTATACATACATTTTACAGCAAATTAGAACATTTGCGAAATTCAattcactaaattaatttcaaaataaatgttcactGCTACGACAGTGTGTAAACAGTTGGTTAGCTTATTTAATTTGAGTCCACTGTGGAGTTGTTAAAACATCTCAAAAGATTTAATGACGGCTTTTATCTCAGTTGATTTAATCTGGGTTGTGGCTAAAGTCAGTTGTATGTcttgtctttctctttcattcagtaattctgtttgttaacagcagctgttcatctcTAAAGCACAAACATCACTTAATAATTCACATAATTATCTgaactgtattcatgtgtttttgcagaagagagatctgttagttaGTCGGTTAGAGCCTGTTCTTCAGTCACACTGCATGATGTTCTGCTGCTTTATTTACAGTAAAGATGTCTTTGTTGAGTACTTcagcagtaaatgtggagttcaTGCAGGAAAGATTACTTTGTTAAGAATTTCAGCAACATTCATCACAACGTTTGTGTGTGTTATTGCTGATGAAACGTTTGTGTGTGTTATTGCTGATGATGAACTACAGTGATTCGAGTTAAAGTCATGTCTGAACTTTACTATTATATTAAGTGTTTGCAGTTGTATactaagaaatattccttctcagtggactcaaatgaaatgagTTAACCAAATGTTTACACACTATCACAGCAGTACAAAACCTTAGTCGGAAGTTAATTTAGCGAATTGAATTTAACAatgttatttactgtaaaatgtatgtatagtATTACAAGTTCACAGTTGCTATTGTAATTTTACTCATTTTTAGAAACTTCTACTGTCATTTTAATTATAAGTTTGTTGTATGTAACAGTATAATTCACAGTAAAAtcagtacataaaaaataaatcgtagtggagagcggggtcgaaagtaacatgGAAAGAAattaacaaagcgattttctcagaGCCTCTTACTGCATTTGCATCCCAAGGTATGACAGCATGTCTAGAGGCAACCCTTGACGGAAATGTCACGTAATTTCGTCATCATTTCCTGCCATTAGGTACgtaatttttttaacacaaaaagttaattattgaggctgtaatttttttcaaattagttgtgttgttttttcttgttttatgtgtcacagtaatgatcaatctacatgttatttgcattttcagagtttttcagtataaaagtaaatcgggttatatatatttttatatatatataattatatatatatgattattattattattatttattttcaaaaaataaaggacaaaatatgtttgcagttacatattaacaaggtcatagtcaggtatacttaataaaaataagactaacagaatTTCTGTAAAATgatactttcgcccctgctctcccctagtAGTATACGTAGTATAGGCTACACATGGTCCTCTTtagacaaacaaaacttttcaAAACTCAAAGTGTGAAGATGATTTTATTCTTCAACACGAGTGTGTCGTCATTGCTTTATATTAAAACCCACCCAACTCCTTCAATTCAACTCACAGCAGCTTAGCTTCACACAGTCGATCACGTCAGGGAGAAACACTATATCATCCTCGATGACTTCGGATAGGTGTTTAAAAGGGACATTCTGGAATCGTTCTCGGTACAAATGTGAGCCATGTGAGACTAAATATGGAATCAAAAAAGGTACGTTTTAAATTGTGTGTTCGATGAATCGCCTCTTAGTCCATTATGTACATGTAACTTGAATGCGAATTACTGGTAGGGTGAATTCAAATAAATTGGGACACTTTTTGCCATTGAGATGACCTGGAAAATGTCCAAGTTATCCTGAATTAATTTTAAAGGTAAAATTTCTCGTCGCGCAAAAGAGATGTTGTCGACAGCACAGTCGATAATAGTCAATTACCCAAAAGACTTTCTTACAAAACATACAGATTTTATATTTGTGATGTACAAATTCATAATAAAGTGATACATCGATCTATTAGACATCGAGAACACTGATCGCATCTTTAAGAGAACGTGTCTGTAAATGAGTCTGTTGTGCGAAAAACAGCCTACAGTGTAACTTTCAAGAAAGAATGCTCGTTTACTCATCGTCGTTCTGTTTTGAGGACAGGTTACGAATTTACTGAAAACTGTGGGTGGTCCGACGAACAACAACAGATCAAGTCACCTTACAAACCATGCAGATATGGGACATTTAATGATGGATCTCAAGTCAAATGCCAAAATTGTCATTCTTGCCCAACTCCACTTTTTCCAGCGTCTGAATGCAGCACAACATCGGATGCAATCTGCTGTAGACAAGGGTACGTTTTAGggtactttcattttttttactacTATTAATTTGTTTGTTGGTACCAAGAAATTCAGTCTAATCTGGATGGATATATTGCTAAAGTTATTTATGGCTAGTCCACGATAACGGTTTGCGtttattcatttttgattagAGCCCATATTACCTCTATCTACACAAACAAGTTAGCTTGCTTTTCTCTCTATTCCGATATGCAGTGATAATATtgcaaatgtaactttttttttttttgcagggagCAGGTTTTTGATGGAAAATGCATCCCTCAACTGCCACAGACCACAAAGATAACAGTAATAACGATTGTTCCACTTACTTTTCAGCTCTCTCTACTGCTTTTTCATCGAAAACAGAGATATTAGCATAAACCAAAAGAGAACAAATACAACTGAAATGCAATAGAGCTTAATATAGGCTGTTGTTCTTTTTAGACTGCAAGTACGCCTGTCTTCACATCTAGCTCTGTATCCAGCTCAAGCCATTCTCAGAGCACTCAAAATGTCTTTAGAGAGCCCTCTGCAGTCACTGAAAACTTTACTCCAAGCCCTCAAAGCTCTATGCCAAACACTTCATCAAGTCCCACTgaaatgtcatcatttaatcaattCATAG is drawn from Carassius auratus strain Wakin unplaced genomic scaffold, ASM336829v1 scaf_tig00023221, whole genome shotgun sequence and contains these coding sequences:
- the LOC113077793 gene encoding zinc finger and BTB domain-containing protein 16-A-like, which translates into the protein MAFHSLRAYPYPTPMYPILHHSLQPQVSSSIMGYTGLLQPYHPLIHPPPLTPDNPFIPGLKGKTTSISTALTGSMSDDQERKPKVQEEREICCRHCGKPALENPWRPTPGSSTSGSGEMALRCKFCGRGGRDRRSVRSLRRGVGGEKPYQCKQCSKRFSLKHQLDTHHRVHTGEKPFECRLCGQRSRDYSAMIKHLRTHGGATPYQCTLCLEFCSSLAAMQKHLKNHPTQDFPPDWSLSSTYLYNCHT
- the LOC113077815 gene encoding G protein-activated inward rectifier potassium channel 3-like; amino-acid sequence: MPNQTSKPSVSIRRHKSTTDLPYSPQRGYMRGQRPSICAPTEAELALMRRCSLREPNIRPCCRHALSIPNMTCPSTSPLCSTPSRSALYTPVRDIECSPKARNKLIESKNAQTPTCPPELREQCRYISKDGKCRVDLAHMAERERFLADIFTSFVDLQYRWFLFMFMMCYAVTWFIFAGLYSLNAFLRGDLEVPGDADVCYPNIDGFVSALLFSVETQRTIGYGARTVSSRCYEGVLLVMAQCIVGSMIDALMVGCMFVKISRPKKRAETLLFSRTCVVANRDDCLCLMFRLGDLRESHMVDAKVRAKLIKSRQTSEGEFLPLEQSEIDLGYESGSDRLFLVEPQVIQHTIDSSSPFWELGPEELRKQQFEIIVILEGIVEATGMMCQAKTSYIETEIEWGARFESCMTLEKGAFRVDLRRFHSTYPAPLPPCSAQEQHHHLQTLRVGLELQESLKDSVNWKLGGDDQEDDIIKTPGACTFTIHNIQEERVSEVNECESL